One genomic window of Cydia strobilella chromosome 11, ilCydStro3.1, whole genome shotgun sequence includes the following:
- the LOC134745161 gene encoding uncharacterized protein LOC134745161 isoform X2, translated as MSYSKNARKLPDISKSSLHSDTREAEVTVSKKTCGTVEESPLCSGQKSFISIHSTDQLCQVADIEHPANLDECNVEVISLNEVFPSTSEESLSNDDEPQRKERNRTKKPIPKHEKTAYVPTNSKSSTGSRHKEPMEGQTSVYSDFDIPKNTMYVVGSDPGEAKKSYQDPPKKISKTMKKLFRNIDKHKSEQNSKSEKQALSKLTMRSILKDGRCGPECTGDSVQPSDDYSPDDHNIPPFMEFDPATNYAHYVKQNPDKNVTFNTQVVIIHFTGDLCVGQSVETLSKEKDQQARNSELRKTFLNKYNEHWPTQK; from the exons ATGTCATACTCGAAGAATGCCCGTAAACTACCGGATATCAGTAAATCATCGTTACACTCGGACACACGTGAGGCGGAAG TGACTGTGTCAAAAAAAACATGCGGCACGGTTGAGGAATCTCCGCTCTGCTCCGGCCAAAAATCCTTCATCAGTATCCACTCAACCGACCAACTATGTCAAGTGGCCGACATCGAACACCCCGCCAACCTCGACGAGTGCAACGTCGAAGTCATCAGCCTCAACGAGGTCTTCCCATCCACATCAGAAGAAAGCCTGTCCAATGACGATGAACctcaaagaaaagaaagaaaccGTACTAAGAAACCTATCCCTAAACATGAAAAAACGGCCTACGTACCGACCAATAGCAAGTCTTCGACTGGCTCTCGGCACAAAGAACCGATGGAGGGTCAGACGTCGGTGTATTCGGACTTCGATATACCGAAGAACACGATGTATGTGGTTGGGAGCGATCCGGGAGAAGCGAAGAAGTCTTATCAGGATCCACCGAAGAAAATTTCGAAGACG ATGAAGAAGCTGTTCCGAAACATTGACAAGCACAAGAGCGAACAAAATAGCAAAAGCGAGAAACAAGCACTCAGCAAGCTGACGATGAGGAGCATCTTGAAGGACGGGCGCTGCGGGCCGGAGTGCACCGGAGACTCCGTTCAGCCCTCCGACGACTATTCAC CTGACGACCACAACATTCCACCGTTCATGGAATTCGATCCAGCAACGAACTACGCCCACTACGTCAAACAGAACCCAGACAAGAACGTCACCTTCAATACGCAAGTGGTCATTATTCACTTCACAGGCGACCTCTGTGTGGGGCAAAGCGTAGAAACGCTAAGCAAAGAGAAAGACCAACAAGCGCGTAATTCTGAACTTAGAAAAACTTTCCTCAACAAGTACAATGAACATTGGCCCACTCAGAAGTAA
- the LOC134745216 gene encoding methyltransferase-like protein 22 — MPCPSSLRSVINKFTFVLRVVKMPELTVTSEIYGEYNYNTKMTPLIEGNVISEFPFLLPKNDHKPQFDDDEDLDIERPQKELIKIEHSSKTKLALVGLQVWRGAFLIGDLLIHLGVKGALKDKTILELGAGTGLTSFIAGIYAKKVICTDINLGGILDLIKLNTKYNEKLIKAEFKVDALDFTDMSWSQQLARDITDTDIIIAADVVYDDDVTAAFVATVQKILNTNPPKTLYMALEKRYVFTIEHMDSVAPCYETFLSLLDKVKNGSNWTVEQMPLDFPKYFTYDRVKELVLWKISSA; from the exons ATGCCCTGTCCTTCCTCATTGAGATCAGTTATAAACAAGTTCacatttgttcttagagttgtAAAG atGCCGGAACTAACAGTGACTTCAGAAATTTATGGagaatataactataatactaAAATGACACCACTGATTGAAGGAA atGTTATTTCGGAATTTCCGTTTTTGCTGCCCAAAAATGACCACAAACCTCAATTTGATGATGACGAAGACTTGGACATTGAAAGACCACAAAAAGAATTGATAAAAATtg AACACAGCTCTAAAACCAAACTAGCCTTAGTTGGTTTACAAGTGTGGAGGGGAGCATTTCTTATAGGAGACTTGCTCATCCATCTAGGAGTGAAAGGAGCCCTAAAAGATAAGACGATTTTGGAACTGGGAGCTGGGACTGGACTGACCAGCTTTATTGCTGGAATATACGCCAAGAAAGTTATATGCACtg ATATCAACCTCGGCGGTATATTAGACCTTATTAAACTGAACACCAAGTACAATGAAAAGCTGATAAAAGCAGAGTTCAAGGTGGACGCTTTAGACTTCACCGACATGTCTTGGAGCCAGCAGCTTGCTAGAGACATCACAGACACTGACATTATTATAGCGGCTGATG TTGTATACGACGATGATGTGACTGCCGCATTCGTTGCAACGGTACAAAAGATCCTTAACACCAACCCACCTAAAACCCTATACATGGCGCTAGAAAAACGCTACGTCTTCACGATAGAACACATGGACTCCGTCGCACCGTGTTACGAGACATTCCTCAGTCTGTTGGATAAAGTAAAGAATGGATCCAACTGGACTGTAGAGCAGATGCCTTTAGACTTCCCTAAATATTTTACTTACGATAGAGTCAAAGAGCTGGTACTATGGAAAATATCTTCTGCCTAG
- the LOC134745161 gene encoding uncharacterized protein LOC134745161 isoform X1 encodes MSYSKNARKLPDISKSSLHSDTREAEGVIACNASESCTYAVTVSKKTCGTVEESPLCSGQKSFISIHSTDQLCQVADIEHPANLDECNVEVISLNEVFPSTSEESLSNDDEPQRKERNRTKKPIPKHEKTAYVPTNSKSSTGSRHKEPMEGQTSVYSDFDIPKNTMYVVGSDPGEAKKSYQDPPKKISKTMKKLFRNIDKHKSEQNSKSEKQALSKLTMRSILKDGRCGPECTGDSVQPSDDYSPDDHNIPPFMEFDPATNYAHYVKQNPDKNVTFNTQVVIIHFTGDLCVGQSVETLSKEKDQQARNSELRKTFLNKYNEHWPTQK; translated from the exons ATGTCATACTCGAAGAATGCCCGTAAACTACCGGATATCAGTAAATCATCGTTACACTCGGACACACGTGAGGCGGAAG GAGTGATTGCTTGCAACGCATCTGAGAGTTGCACCTATGCTG TGACTGTGTCAAAAAAAACATGCGGCACGGTTGAGGAATCTCCGCTCTGCTCCGGCCAAAAATCCTTCATCAGTATCCACTCAACCGACCAACTATGTCAAGTGGCCGACATCGAACACCCCGCCAACCTCGACGAGTGCAACGTCGAAGTCATCAGCCTCAACGAGGTCTTCCCATCCACATCAGAAGAAAGCCTGTCCAATGACGATGAACctcaaagaaaagaaagaaaccGTACTAAGAAACCTATCCCTAAACATGAAAAAACGGCCTACGTACCGACCAATAGCAAGTCTTCGACTGGCTCTCGGCACAAAGAACCGATGGAGGGTCAGACGTCGGTGTATTCGGACTTCGATATACCGAAGAACACGATGTATGTGGTTGGGAGCGATCCGGGAGAAGCGAAGAAGTCTTATCAGGATCCACCGAAGAAAATTTCGAAGACG ATGAAGAAGCTGTTCCGAAACATTGACAAGCACAAGAGCGAACAAAATAGCAAAAGCGAGAAACAAGCACTCAGCAAGCTGACGATGAGGAGCATCTTGAAGGACGGGCGCTGCGGGCCGGAGTGCACCGGAGACTCCGTTCAGCCCTCCGACGACTATTCAC CTGACGACCACAACATTCCACCGTTCATGGAATTCGATCCAGCAACGAACTACGCCCACTACGTCAAACAGAACCCAGACAAGAACGTCACCTTCAATACGCAAGTGGTCATTATTCACTTCACAGGCGACCTCTGTGTGGGGCAAAGCGTAGAAACGCTAAGCAAAGAGAAAGACCAACAAGCGCGTAATTCTGAACTTAGAAAAACTTTCCTCAACAAGTACAATGAACATTGGCCCACTCAGAAGTAA